A part of Geothrix oryzae genomic DNA contains:
- a CDS encoding dienelactone hydrolase family protein, whose amino-acid sequence MRAAALALSLTALPVFAGQPLTYADGATKLAGYLSKPATTQGKVPGVVVIHQWMGLTDHERKVSDDLAKLGYVALAADIYGEGVRPADTAAAGKLAGQYKGDRALYRRRIAAALETLKAQKGVDAGRLAVIGFCFGGTGALEAARGGLPVKGVVSFHGGLDVPAGFAPGPVSAKVLVCHGADDPFVPAKDVAAFQEEMRQSKADYVFVAYAGAVHAFTQKEAGGDNSKGAAYNEAAHRRSWQHMKDFFKEIF is encoded by the coding sequence ATGCGCGCAGCCGCCCTTGCCCTGTCCCTCACCGCCCTTCCCGTGTTCGCAGGCCAGCCGCTCACCTATGCGGATGGCGCCACGAAGCTGGCCGGATATCTCTCGAAGCCGGCGACCACCCAGGGCAAGGTTCCCGGCGTGGTGGTGATCCACCAGTGGATGGGCCTGACGGACCATGAGCGGAAGGTCTCCGACGATCTGGCGAAGCTGGGCTATGTGGCCCTGGCCGCGGACATCTACGGCGAGGGTGTGCGGCCCGCGGACACGGCCGCGGCCGGCAAGCTGGCGGGCCAGTACAAGGGCGACCGGGCCCTCTACCGCCGCCGCATCGCCGCGGCGCTCGAAACGCTGAAGGCGCAGAAGGGCGTGGACGCCGGCCGCCTGGCGGTCATCGGCTTCTGCTTCGGGGGCACGGGAGCGCTGGAGGCGGCACGGGGCGGCCTGCCCGTGAAGGGCGTGGTCTCCTTCCACGGAGGGCTGGATGTGCCTGCGGGCTTCGCGCCCGGGCCCGTCAGCGCGAAGGTGCTGGTCTGCCACGGGGCGGACGATCCCTTCGTGCCCGCGAAGGATGTGGCGGCCTTCCAGGAGGAGATGCGGCAGTCCAAGGCCGACTATGTCTTCGTGGCCTATGCCGGGGCCGTCCATGCCTTCACTCAGAAGGAGGCGGGCGGCGACAACAGCAAGGGCGCCGCCTACAACGAAGCCGCCCACCGCCGCAGCTGGCAGCACATGAAGGACTTCTTCAAGGAGATCTTCTAG
- a CDS encoding S41 family peptidase produces the protein MRLLPFFSTAIVVAASVSASAQVDARLMRYPDVSATQIVFTYANDLWLVAKTGGVAQRLSTPKGEESFARFSPDGKTLAFTGFYDGNPDLYTLPVAGGIPTRITHHPMGDRMVDWTPDGKSLLFASGMESGKDRFNKLFTVGKDGGLPQALPLPYAEFGALSPDGKVLAYQPVSTDFRTWKRYRGGMASEIWFYDLEKKTASRLPSVGGSNDSQPMWHGGKLYFLSDRDGTKRANIWSYDLASKAFKQITFFKDYDAHFPAIGPSDIVLEAGGRLHRVELPSEKLVEVKVEVVTDGATLKPREENASRLIKNPALSPQGKRAVFEARGEIFSVPAEKGYVINLTRTPGAAERHPALSPDGKQVAYFSDRSGEYELCVRPADGSGAERQVTHMGPGFRYRITWSPDGKRVVFADQAMRINLCDLDTGKVQQVDKGLFMFEGPLDDFRATWSPDSRWFAYPRDTGNRNSVMALYDTKTGKRHEVTSPFFNAGDAAFDPEGNYLFLTSGQQFSPTYSDLDNTWVYAAITRLAAIPLRRDVPSPLAARNDADAAKEEKKDDKKEGGADKKDADKKEAPKPVEIDLEGMEGRMVLLPPPAGYYSDVAAVKGKLVYRRAAQMNPMGETKTTLYTYDLEEREEKAVLADVDGAVLSGDGKKVLVNRKQEYALLDLKPDQKFEKKLPTTDLRMTVDPQAEWQQIYNDAWRLERDMFYDPGMHGVDWKAMRTRYGKLLKDCVTREDVNFVIGELIGELNASHAYRGGGDQEMPARLGVGLLGADFALENGAFRIKTILRGAAWDAQARAPLAQPGLKVKEGDYLLAVNRIPLDVRKDPWAAFQGLAGKTVLLTVNEKPTADGAHEVLVETLASDYALRYAAWVEAKRTFVEKASNGRIGYVYVPDTGIGGQTDLVRQFRGQWDKAGLIIDERFNSGGQIPDRFIEMLGRRTINYWGVRDGKDWQWPAVAHDGSMAMLINGWSGSGGDLFPHYFKKAGLGPLIGRRTWGGLIGISGTPALIDGGNVTVPTFGIYSKEGQWVVEGYGVDPDIEVMDDPALLAQGRDPQLDRAIQEVEAALKKQPPATRKPAYPNRAN, from the coding sequence CGGTGGCCGGCGGCATCCCCACCCGCATCACCCACCACCCCATGGGCGACCGGATGGTGGACTGGACCCCCGACGGCAAGTCCCTGCTCTTCGCCTCGGGCATGGAGTCCGGCAAGGACCGCTTCAACAAGCTCTTCACGGTCGGCAAGGACGGTGGCCTGCCCCAGGCCCTGCCCCTGCCCTACGCCGAGTTCGGCGCCCTGTCCCCGGATGGCAAGGTGCTCGCCTACCAGCCCGTCTCCACGGACTTCCGCACCTGGAAGCGCTACCGCGGTGGCATGGCCTCGGAGATCTGGTTCTACGACCTGGAAAAGAAGACCGCCAGCCGCCTGCCCAGCGTCGGCGGCTCCAATGACTCGCAGCCCATGTGGCATGGCGGGAAGCTCTATTTCCTATCGGATCGCGACGGCACGAAGCGCGCAAACATCTGGTCCTACGATCTCGCGAGCAAGGCCTTCAAGCAGATCACCTTCTTCAAGGACTACGACGCCCACTTCCCCGCCATCGGCCCCTCCGACATCGTGCTCGAGGCCGGCGGCCGCCTTCACCGCGTCGAACTGCCCTCCGAGAAGCTCGTGGAAGTGAAGGTCGAGGTGGTGACCGACGGCGCCACCCTGAAGCCCCGGGAGGAGAACGCCAGCCGCCTCATCAAGAACCCCGCCCTCTCCCCCCAGGGCAAGCGCGCGGTCTTCGAGGCCCGGGGCGAGATCTTCTCCGTGCCCGCGGAAAAGGGCTATGTCATCAACCTCACCCGCACCCCCGGTGCGGCGGAGCGCCACCCCGCCCTGTCCCCGGACGGCAAGCAGGTGGCCTACTTCAGCGACCGCAGCGGCGAATACGAGCTGTGCGTGCGTCCCGCGGACGGGTCCGGCGCCGAGCGGCAGGTCACCCACATGGGCCCCGGCTTCCGCTACCGCATCACCTGGTCCCCCGACGGCAAGCGCGTGGTGTTCGCCGACCAGGCCATGCGCATCAACCTCTGCGACCTCGACACGGGCAAGGTGCAGCAGGTGGACAAGGGCCTCTTCATGTTCGAGGGGCCCCTGGACGACTTCCGCGCCACCTGGTCCCCCGACAGCCGATGGTTCGCCTATCCCCGCGACACCGGGAACCGCAACAGCGTGATGGCGCTCTACGACACCAAGACGGGCAAGCGCCACGAGGTGACCTCGCCCTTCTTCAACGCCGGCGACGCCGCCTTCGACCCGGAGGGCAACTACCTCTTCCTCACCTCGGGCCAGCAGTTCAGCCCCACCTACAGCGATCTCGACAATACCTGGGTCTATGCCGCCATCACTCGGCTCGCCGCCATCCCGCTGCGCCGGGATGTCCCCTCCCCCCTGGCCGCCCGCAATGATGCCGACGCCGCCAAGGAGGAGAAGAAGGACGACAAGAAGGAGGGCGGTGCCGACAAGAAGGACGCGGACAAGAAAGAAGCCCCCAAGCCCGTCGAGATCGACCTCGAGGGGATGGAGGGCCGCATGGTGCTGCTGCCGCCCCCGGCCGGCTACTACTCCGATGTCGCCGCGGTGAAGGGCAAGCTGGTCTACCGGCGCGCCGCACAGATGAACCCCATGGGCGAGACCAAGACCACCCTGTACACCTACGACCTCGAGGAGCGCGAGGAGAAGGCCGTCCTGGCCGATGTGGACGGCGCCGTCCTCAGCGGCGACGGCAAGAAGGTGCTCGTGAACCGCAAGCAGGAATACGCCCTGCTGGACCTCAAGCCCGATCAGAAGTTCGAGAAGAAGCTCCCCACCACCGACCTCAGGATGACGGTCGATCCCCAGGCCGAGTGGCAGCAGATCTACAACGACGCCTGGCGGCTCGAGCGCGACATGTTCTACGACCCCGGCATGCACGGCGTGGACTGGAAGGCCATGCGGACCCGCTACGGCAAGCTGCTCAAGGACTGCGTGACCCGCGAGGATGTGAACTTCGTCATCGGCGAGCTGATCGGCGAGCTGAACGCCTCCCACGCCTACCGCGGCGGCGGCGATCAGGAGATGCCCGCCCGCCTCGGCGTGGGCCTGCTCGGCGCGGACTTCGCGCTGGAGAACGGCGCCTTCCGCATCAAGACGATCCTCCGGGGCGCGGCATGGGACGCCCAGGCCCGCGCACCCCTGGCCCAGCCCGGCCTCAAGGTGAAGGAGGGCGACTACCTCCTGGCCGTGAACCGCATCCCCCTCGATGTCCGCAAGGACCCCTGGGCCGCGTTCCAGGGCCTGGCCGGCAAGACCGTGCTCCTCACCGTCAACGAGAAGCCCACCGCGGACGGCGCCCACGAAGTGCTCGTGGAGACCCTCGCCAGCGACTACGCCCTTCGCTACGCCGCCTGGGTCGAAGCGAAGCGGACCTTCGTCGAGAAGGCCTCCAACGGCCGCATCGGCTATGTCTATGTCCCCGACACGGGCATCGGCGGCCAGACGGACCTGGTCCGCCAGTTCCGCGGCCAGTGGGACAAGGCCGGCCTGATCATCGACGAGCGCTTCAACAGCGGCGGCCAGATCCCCGACCGCTTCATCGAGATGCTGGGGCGCAGGACCATCAACTACTGGGGCGTACGCGACGGCAAGGACTGGCAGTGGCCCGCTGTGGCCCACGACGGGTCCATGGCCATGCTCATCAACGGCTGGAGCGGCTCCGGCGGCGACCTCTTCCCCCACTACTTCAAGAAGGCCGGCCTTGGTCCCCTGATCGGCCGCCGCACCTGGGGCGGACTCATCGGCATCAGCGGCACCCCCGCACTCATCGACGGCGGCAATGTGACCGTGCCCACCTTCGGGATCTACTCCAAGGAGGGCCAGTGGGTCGTCGAGGGCTACGGCGTGGACCCCGACATCGAGGTGATGGACGATCCCGCGCTGCTGGCCCAGGGCAGGGATCCCCAGCTGGACCGGGCCATCCAGGAAGTGGAGGCCGCCCTCAAGAAGCAGCCCCCCGCCACCCGCAAGCCCGCCTACCCCAACCGCGCCAACTGA